From Bacteroidota bacterium:
GTAAGTCGTTTTTTAATTAATGTAAAATACTGCCTGTGTGTAACAACTAATTTAGTGTAAGCATTTTCTTTGTTTCCAAGAAAAGAAGGAGCTGTCATTATAAGAGCTTCCGACCAAATACCATGTCCGGGATTGGCTTCAATATCTCTTGTATCCCATATTAATCCAAATTTCAAATATTGATTATTCCCACCGTCAGCTTCTTCTGAAGGAATGATTCCCCAGTCAATATATTTGTCATAAAGGCTTGCTGTGTCAGGAAGTTTTTCCGATTCATCTTTTCCCTCGTTTAAATTATCAATGTCAACTTGTTCTATTTTATTACCAAAGTATGCAATTCCGCCAAGCCACCTTAGTTTATCGGGAATTATATATCCTTGAAAATCGCAAGTAAATCTTGTCATTTTGCGTGCATGCCTGTAAAACATTCTTGAAATATAAGAGGAATTACTTGAAAGATCATTTTCAAAATCAGGATTGTACAAAGCCTCAGCACCGTTAAATCCGTAAAAATCCAGTGCTTTTTCTGTTAAAAAACTTAAGTCGGCAGTAACTCTGAGTTTTCGATTTTTGAACAAGTGTTCCGAATCAAAAAATAATTGATTAACACCACTGCCTTTTGTAGTTCTGGAAATTTCTAGATAAATGGATTGTAAATAATTAGGGTATGTTGAACCATCACCAAAATTATACAAGTTTATTAATCCGCCATATTTAAAACCAAGGTCAGAATCAAATGCTACTGCTGGTAAAACTCCAAAATTCCATCCTGTTTTTATCTTTTCTTTATTGTTAGTGCTGTCTTTTTTTGTTTCATTTTGCCCCAAAAGAATGTTGGCGAAAAAGATAAATGCTAATGTAAAGAGTATTGATTTTTTCATGTGATTAATTTTAGTTATATTTTTTTAAATATTCGTTTTTACATAAAAACCAGATTATTTATATTTGTTAAAACTAATAATTTCATTCTTATTTTTTCTTATTTTTTTTCTTAATTTATATCCTTCGGGTGCATAGCCGAGAGTAATAACCAATCCTACGGTTTTTTTGTTTGGAATATTTAGGGTTTTCATTATTTTTTTTTCATCAAACCACCCAATCATGCAACTGCCAATATTTAATTCTTCTGCTTGCAAGCAAATATGCTCGGCAACTATTCCAATATCAAAAAGAGGATATTCTTTGTTTTTTATTCTACCACCGATTTCAGATATTACTGTTGGTTTTTCAATAACAATGACAATAATTACAGCTGCTTGTGTTACAAATTTGTTAAAATTCACAACTTTATTAAAGGTAGCTTTTGCCACTGAATTTTTTATTTCCGGATTGTCAATTACTACAAAATGCCATGGCTGTGAGTTGCATGCAGAAGGCGATAAACGTGCAGATTCAAGTATTTGTTCAAGCTTTTCTTTCTCAATGGCTTTTGAAGAATATTTTCTAACACTTTGTCGCTTTTCTACTAATTCTTTGAAATCCATCTAAATAAAAATTAAAACGCTTTAAAAATATATGCTAAAGTAACACCGAGATAATTGCCTATTGCATAACCGATTATTCCCACTGTTATCCCCGAAATTATTACTTCACGATTTTTTAAAGCACCCGCAACCATTGGTACAAAAGGAGGAGAGCAAGCTAAAGCTGTTGAAGTAATTATTACTGAATCTCTATCTATTTTAAAAATTGCTGAAAGTAAAATGTGAAGAACAAAAGAGCCTACAACTGCAAATGCTACAAAAAAGAAAAGGTCAAGAGACTCGGTACTAAAATTTTGAATATCAGCCATTGATGCAACAACAAGGCTAAATATTAAAATAAAATACATTCCAAGGTCGAAAGTTCTTTTAATTTTATTGATAGAAGGAATAAGTGAAACAAGAATTCCTAAAGTTGTAATTGATAAAATAGCCACTGTCATCGAAATATTTTCGGGAACTATCATGCTCAATCCTCCACCAACTGCAAAAATTAAAACAGAAATACCAAATGCTTTTAGCACAGGAATAAATTTATCTTTTGTGAAAATATCAAAGAAATTTTCCTCTTCTATGGAATTATTTTTTGTGTTTGTATTTTCTTCTTTTTTATAAGCAGGAAGAATTAACCCAAGAGTTTTTTGCCCTATGGAAATTACAAAAAGCAGAAAAATAGCCGATAGTACAATGTCATAGGAATGTGTTAATATGTAGATATTCGGGTCAACATCAAGAGCTGTTTTTATTGATGCAAGATTGGGAGTGCCACCTGAATAAACAGCTGTAAGCATTCCTGCTACTTTCCAATTTTCATCAATACTATCTTTGAAAATAAAGAATCCTAAAACGACAACTATCAACATTGAAATTAAGGCAAGGAATAATGATAATGCAGTTTTACCAGCCATTTTAAACCATATTTTTATATTTAGTGAAAATAGCAACAAAGGAAGTGCAAGTGGAATAGTAATGGTATTTATCATGTCTTGAACTTTGAAACTATTTTCAGGTAAAACTCCAATGTTTCCAATTATCAACCCAATGATATAGGCAATAAGAATAGAACCCACTTTACGAATAACAGAATAACGTTTACAAAAATAAAGGATTAATACAGGTGTGAAAATATAGAATAAAATGAGTAAAACTGTAATCATAGAATTATACCGTTTAAAAATAATCAGCGTCAAAAATAGTATAAATTTTTTTAATCGGAAGTTTCCTTTAAAAAGTNNNNNNNNNNNNNNNNNNNNNNNNNNNNNNNNNNNNNNNNNNNNNNNNNNNNNNNNNNNNNNNNNNNNNNNNNNNNNNNNNNNNNNNNNNNNNNNNNNNNGGACTTTGAAATAATAATATAAAGATGCGAAGTGTACACAATCAATGAGATAATTTTTGTAAATTCTTTAAATTTAAACATTTGAATCCTGTTTAGTAGAGTTTTCTAAGAGACACTATTTATTACATTATTTTAATTTTGAAAAAAATATATATTTATAGATGAATATAATAAATATTCTTATATTTGCACTGTAAAAAAGAAAAAAAATTATTAAAATTTTTTTGATAAAGTGTCAAAGAAAGTTATTTTCATAAGTAAAAATATAGAAAATGAAAAACAAATTATTTGCAATTTTTGTCTTTATTGTTGTTTTTTCAAGCATTAAAGCCCAGGAGATATTTCATAAATCATATAATTTATATGATATGACCAATGCTTATGACATTCAGCAAACTCCTGATGAGGGATTTATAATTACAGGTGAAGTTAAAAAAGCAGGACAAGAGTCACATCTTTTTTTAATTAAAACAAATAAGGATGGTGATACGAGTTGGACAAAGATATACAGTAACGGAACACTAACGGAACAGAAAGGAACATCAGTTATTTATACTAATGATGGTGGATATCTGATAAGTGTTAGAGCAAAAAACGGCTCAAATTATTATGCTAAAGCTGTTAAAACAAATAGTTTGGGGAATATAAGTTGGGAAAAAAGTTATGGAAACAACAATCAGTACAGTGAATTTAATGACATGTTGGAATTATCAGATGGATTTGTCTTTTCCGGTTTTATCTATTCAAATACCGGTACGGGTAATGATGTTTTACTGATAAAAACTAATAAGTCGGGAGATACTTTATGGACAAAGACTTATGGCGGATTGGCTTATGATCATGGCTTTTCTTTAGACAACACAACTGATGGAGGATTTATTATTGCAGGTAATACTCAAAGTTTTGGTGTCGGTGGATATGATGCTTATTTAATAAAAACAAATAGTACAGGAAATTTGTCATGGACAAAAACTTATGGGGGAAACAATGATGAATATGCCTATTCGGTTCAGCAAACAAATGATGGTGGTTATATTATTGGCGGATACACTAAAAGTTTTGGTAAAGGGAATGAGGATTTTTATCTTATAAAAACAAATTCAACAGGGGATACAACATGGACAAAAACTTATGGCGGGACTAAACTTGATATTGCACGAAATGTTTTCCAACTCTCTAACGGAGCATATTTAATATCAGGATATTCAAAGAGTTTTAACTCTTATGAGAGTGATTATTATTTTTTGAAAACTGATGCTAACGGTATTAAATTATGGGAAAAAACTTATGGTTTTCCATCTTTTGTTGTTGATGAACTATATTCTGCACTGCAAACAATTGATGGAGGATTTGTTTTTGTGGGTACATCAAAAAAAACTACTTTAGAGGCTGATGCTTATGTTGTAAAAACGGATATGAATGGATGTGCTATTTTGCCTCCTGAAATAAAGGCAATAGGCGAATCAAAGCCCGGAATTTTTTGTGAAGGAACAACATTAACATTAAAAACAGAAATAACTTATGCAAGTTATTTCTGGTCGAATGGCAGTGGTGATGCACAAATAAATATTGATTCTTCAGGAGAATTTTTTGTAAAAGTTATTGACAACTTCGGTTGTATTGCTTTTTCCGATACACCTTCTTTTAGGATGTTTCCAAAACCGCTAATAGATATAACTGTAGATGGCAAATTGGAATATTGTCCCGGAACTTTTGATAGTTTAAATTTACATGCTACAAAGGGATATACTTCATATTTGTGGAATCCGCCAAGTAACGATACCTTTGCTGATTACACAGCAAAATCTTTTGGAACTCACAAAGTTTATGTTACTGATTCTAACGGTTGTAAAAATAATTCTTCTGTTACAATAAAGAAATATAGTCCTTTTGATGGTGAAAATATTTGCGTTGTTACAGTGGATACAAACACAAATAAAAATTTGATTGCATGGGAAAGAACAGGAGGGGAAAGAACAGCATATTATAAGGTTTACAAAGAAACTACTCAAGCAGGGATTTATAACCAAATAGGCTCTGTTCCTTTTAAAGATGTAAGTGTTTTTGTTGATAAAAATTCAAATCCTTTTGTGAAAGCTGACAGATATAAAATCAGTGCTGTTGATTCATGCGGTACTGAATCACAATTGAGTTCTTTTCATAAAACGATGCATTTGAATGCAAATGAAGGAACAAGTGGGGAAGTAAATCTTATTTGGGAACATTATGAGGGTTTTGTATTTGCTACTTATAAAATTTATAGAGGAACCTCTCCTTCTAATTTACAACTTATTGATTCAATTCAAAGTAACTTATTTTCATGGACAGATGTAAATCCGCCTTCTTCAGCAGTTTATTATAAAGTTGCTGTTGTAATGCCTGATACTTGTTACCCTACTCATGTTAGAGCAGGAACAACTTCAGGTCCATTTAGTCAATCTCTTTCCAATCTGAAAGATTATGGAGTTTCACGTCCCGATTATTTTGATGTAATGCCTCAATCAGTTATTCTTGATTCAGGAAAAGATTCAATAACAATTAATATTTTTACAAATTTGAAAGACTGGTCAATCTCACACGGAAAAAGTTGGTTGAATGTTGAAAAAGATGAATTTAATAAAATAATTACAATATCTTCTTCTGTTAATTTTAAGAATGTTGATAGGGTAGATACTATTTTCTTAAGTGCAGGAGATCTTGAAGTAAAAACAATTATAGTAACTCAAAGTGCAATGTCTTCGATTGAAGAGGGAAAGTTAGTTAATTCAATAAAGATTTACCCTAACCCTTTTACTGAAGAAACCAATATTGCTTATAAATTAAAAACAGTAGCCAACGTAAACATTGAGGTTTATAATTCTTTTGGTAAAAAAATAGAAACGCTTGCAGACTATGAACAAAAGCCGGGGAATTATGTTTTAAGCTTCAACCCAAAACAACATTCCGATGGATTGTATTTTATTAAATTACAATTTAACAATAAAGTATTGATTAGAAAAATATTAAAATTTTAAATAATTTAATAAAAAAGAAATAAAATGAAATACACAGTATTCTTAATAACAATGTTATGTATTATTTCACTAAATTCTTTTGCAACAAAAGTTTCTTTTACTGTAAAGAACCTTTGCAATGGTGATGAAACAGAATTGAATAGTACTTCCTTTAGTAAAGACAGTATTTTATACTTTAACTGGGATTTAGATGGTGATGGGCAATTCAATGATGATTTAGGAAAAACTGTAACAAAAAAGTTTTCATCAGAGGGAGTTTATTCTGTTGGTTTGCAAATTGTAACTGATGTTGGTGATACAATGTCGATGCACAGAAATATTGAAATATTTCCTAATCCATTTGCAGGTTTTAGCACTGCGGTTCTTTGCTCAATGGATTCTACCGAATTTACAACTACTTCGACAATAAGCAAAGGTAAAATTACAAACTATTTCTGGGATTTTGGTGATGGTGAAAGAGCCATTTTTAATGATAGCCCCAAGCATAAATATGGAAAATCATCAACTTATTCTATAAATCTTTTGATTGTATCAGATAAGGGTTGCAAAGATTCGCTACGAAAAAATGTTACAATTCGTAAAACACCGGAAATTGTTTTTGATTTTAGGGATGATACAATATTTTATGAAGGTAAAAATGTAATTATTAGTCTTGAAGGTAA
This genomic window contains:
- a CDS encoding nitroreductase family protein, encoding MDFKELVEKRQSVRKYSSKAIEKEKLEQILESARLSPSACNSQPWHFVVIDNPEIKNSVAKATFNKVVNFNKFVTQAAVIIVIVIEKPTVISEIGGRIKNKEYPLFDIGIVAEHICLQAEELNIGSCMIGWFDEKKIMKTLNIPNKKTVGLVITLGYAPEGYKLRKKIRKNKNEIISFNKYK
- a CDS encoding DUF819 family protein yields the protein MITVLLILFYIFTPVLILYFCKRYSVIRKVGSILIAYIIGLIIGNIGVLPENSFKVQDMINTITIPLALPLLLFSLNIKIWFKMAGKTALSLFLALISMLIVVVLGFFIFKDSIDENWKVAGMLTAVYSGGTPNLASIKTALDVDPNIYILTHSYDIVLSAIFLLFVISIGQKTLGLILPAYKKEENTNTKNNSIEEENFFDIFTKDKFIPVLKAFGISVLIFAVGGGLSMIVPENISMTVAILSITTLGILVSLIPSINKIKRTFDLGMYFILIFSLVVASMADIQNFSTESLDLFFFVAFAVVGSFVLHILLSAIFKIDRDSVIITSTALACSPPFVPMVAGALKNREVIISGITVGIIGYAIGNYLGVTLAYIFKAF
- a CDS encoding T9SS type A sorting domain-containing protein; amino-acid sequence: MKNKLFAIFVFIVVFSSIKAQEIFHKSYNLYDMTNAYDIQQTPDEGFIITGEVKKAGQESHLFLIKTNKDGDTSWTKIYSNGTLTEQKGTSVIYTNDGGYLISVRAKNGSNYYAKAVKTNSLGNISWEKSYGNNNQYSEFNDMLELSDGFVFSGFIYSNTGTGNDVLLIKTNKSGDTLWTKTYGGLAYDHGFSLDNTTDGGFIIAGNTQSFGVGGYDAYLIKTNSTGNLSWTKTYGGNNDEYAYSVQQTNDGGYIIGGYTKSFGKGNEDFYLIKTNSTGDTTWTKTYGGTKLDIARNVFQLSNGAYLISGYSKSFNSYESDYYFLKTDANGIKLWEKTYGFPSFVVDELYSALQTIDGGFVFVGTSKKTTLEADAYVVKTDMNGCAILPPEIKAIGESKPGIFCEGTTLTLKTEITYASYFWSNGSGDAQINIDSSGEFFVKVIDNFGCIAFSDTPSFRMFPKPLIDITVDGKLEYCPGTFDSLNLHATKGYTSYLWNPPSNDTFADYTAKSFGTHKVYVTDSNGCKNNSSVTIKKYSPFDGENICVVTVDTNTNKNLIAWERTGGERTAYYKVYKETTQAGIYNQIGSVPFKDVSVFVDKNSNPFVKADRYKISAVDSCGTESQLSSFHKTMHLNANEGTSGEVNLIWEHYEGFVFATYKIYRGTSPSNLQLIDSIQSNLFSWTDVNPPSSAVYYKVAVVMPDTCYPTHVRAGTTSGPFSQSLSNLKDYGVSRPDYFDVMPQSVILDSGKDSITINIFTNLKDWSISHGKSWLNVEKDEFNKIITISSSVNFKNVDRVDTIFLSAGDLEVKTIIVTQSAMSSIEEGKLVNSIKIYPNPFTEETNIAYKLKTVANVNIEVYNSFGKKIETLADYEQKPGNYVLSFNPKQHSDGLYFIKLQFNNKVLIRKILKF
- a CDS encoding gliding motility-associated C-terminal domain-containing protein produces the protein MKYTVFLITMLCIISLNSFATKVSFTVKNLCNGDETELNSTSFSKDSILYFNWDLDGDGQFNDDLGKTVTKKFSSEGVYSVGLQIVTDVGDTMSMHRNIEIFPNPFAGFSTAVLCSMDSTEFTTTSTISKGKITNYFWDFGDGERAIFNDSPKHKYGKSSTYSINLLIVSDKGCKDSLRKNVTIRKTPEIVFDFRDDTIFYEGKNVIISLEGNYPTILWSTGESSDSIIVDESKTISVNVTDFYSCSSSASVLITVLPKLELNPIDILTPNGDGKNDYWRIEDMGGYKQITVNVYNRYGDEVYSSENYSNDWQGDFNENPLPEGSYYYIIKIIDNNKIYKGTLTILR